Proteins encoded within one genomic window of Calonectris borealis chromosome 1, bCalBor7.hap1.2, whole genome shotgun sequence:
- the KBTBD3 gene encoding kelch repeat and BTB domain-containing protein 3 isoform X1 — translation MANQRDYISRPICNGISVPENKINSLVAEGHGQQILKVLQKFREQNIFFDFKILVKDEIIPCHRCVLAACSDFFRAMFEVNMKERDDGNVTISNLSPKAVKAFLDYAYTGKTEITNDNVEMLFQLSSFLQVSLLSKACSDFLIKSIDLVNCLQLLSLSESYGSVRLFDHALDFVQHHFSLLLRSSDFLEINFEILQKCLEADELNVPEEESVLKAVLQWTKHNLETRQKYLPNLIKKVRLHQLPEKTLQDFLHSEEHLLKSANCSVIINDAVESVQNFSGLFPDARPSTTEKYIFVHKTDEDGENRHTFCYNIKTDKWKELPHTHMIDLPGSSLSSYGEKIFITGGCKGNCYRTVRLHIAEPFHDATDQTWCYCPVSNEFSIVSAMKKPRTMHTSVVTLNQLFVIGGKTRGAQETRSLLDVESYNPLSKDWKSVSQLPRGIYYPEASACQNIIYVLGSEVEITDAFNPSLDCFFKYNAMTDQWSELVAEFGQFFHATLIKAVPVNCTLYICDLSTYKVYSFCPETCVWKGEGSFECAGFNAGAVGTEDKIYILGGDYAPEEITDEVQVYHSSRSEWEEVSPMPRALTEFYCQVIQFNKYRDPWSSVLTICSGEF, via the exons ATGGCCAATCAacgggattacattagcagaccTATTTGCAATGGAATTTCTgttcctgaaaataaaatcaattccTTAGTGGCTGAAGGTCATGGACAACAAATTCTAAAAGTACTACAAAAGTTCagagaacaaaatatattttttgactTTAAAATTCTTGTGAAAGATGAAATAATTCCTTGTCATCGTTGTGTACTGGCAGCGTGCAGTGATTTTTTCAG AGCCATGTTTGAAGTTAATATGAAAGAACGAGATGATGGCAATGTTACTATTAGTAATCTGTCACCCAAGGCAGTGAAAGCTTTTCTTGATTACGCTTACACAGGAAAAACAGAGATAACAAATGATAATGTGGAAATGCTCTTCCAACTGTCATCATTTCTTCAAGTTTCACTCCTTTCCAAAGCTTGCAGTGACTTTCTAATAAAAAGTATTGATCTTGTGAATTGCTTGCAATTGCTTTCTCTATCAGAAAGTTATGGTTCTGTTCGCTTATTTGATCATGCGCTAGATTTTGTACAGCACCACTTTTCCTTGCTGCTCAGATCAAGTGATTTTTTGGAGATTAATTTTGAGATACTACAAAAATGTCTCGAGGCTGATGAACTGAATGTCCCTGAGGAAGAATCAGTGTTGAAAGCTGTCCTTCAATGGACAAAACACAACTTAGAAACACGACAGAAATATCTGCCTAATTTGATTAAAAAAGTGAGACTACACCAGTTACCTGAAAAGACTTTGCAGGACTTTCTACATTCTGAAGAACACTTACTTAAGAGTGCTAATTGCTCAGTAATAATCAATGATGCAGTTGAAAGTGTGCAAAACTTTAGTGGACTGTTTCCAGATGCACGTCcttcaacaacagaaaaatatatatttgttcatAAAACTGatgaagatggagaaaacagaCATACATTCTGCTACAACATCAAAACAGATAAATGGAAAGAACTACCACATACGCACATGATTGATCTTCCAGGGTCAAGTTTATCTAGCtatggagaaaaaatatttataactggAGGATGCAAAGGGAATTGTTACAGGACTGTCAGGCTTCATATTGCTGAACCGTTTCATGATGCCACTGACCAAACCTGGTGCTACTGTCCAGTCAGCAATGAATTCTCCATAGTGTCAGCTATGAAAAAACCAAGGACAATGCACACATCTGTTGTAACCTTAAATCAGCTGTTTGTAATAGGTGGAAAGACCAGAGGAGCTCAAGAAACCCGAAGTCTTTTGGATGTAGAATCCTATAATCCTCTTTCCAAAGATTGGAAATCTGTAAGCCAACTACCAAGAGGTATCTACTATCCAGAAGCAAGTGCATGTCAGAATATAATTTATGTCCTTGGCTCAGAAGTAGAGATTACTGATGCCTTTAATCCATCTCTTGACTGTTTCTTTAAGTATAATGCTATGACTGATCAGTGGTCTGAGCTTGTAGCAGAATTTGGGCAATTTTTCCATGCAACTCTAATCAAAGCTGTTCCAGTGAACTGTACATTGTACATATGTGATCTCTCCACCTACAAGGTCTACAGTTTTTGCCCAGAAACCTGTGTTTGGAAAGGGGAAGGTTCTTTTGAATGCGCTGGCTTTAATGCAGGGGCAGTTGGGACAGAAGACAAAATTTATATATTAGGTGGTGATTATGCTCCAGAAGAAATCACAGATGAAGTTCAAGTCTACCATAGTAGTAGGTCTGAGTGGGAAGAAGTTTCACCAATGCCAAGAGCCTTAACAGAGTTTTACTGTCAGGTCATTCAGTTTAATAAATATAGAGACCCCTGGTCATCTGTACTGACAATTTGCTCTGGAGAATTTTGA
- the KBTBD3 gene encoding kelch repeat and BTB domain-containing protein 3 isoform X2: MFEVNMKERDDGNVTISNLSPKAVKAFLDYAYTGKTEITNDNVEMLFQLSSFLQVSLLSKACSDFLIKSIDLVNCLQLLSLSESYGSVRLFDHALDFVQHHFSLLLRSSDFLEINFEILQKCLEADELNVPEEESVLKAVLQWTKHNLETRQKYLPNLIKKVRLHQLPEKTLQDFLHSEEHLLKSANCSVIINDAVESVQNFSGLFPDARPSTTEKYIFVHKTDEDGENRHTFCYNIKTDKWKELPHTHMIDLPGSSLSSYGEKIFITGGCKGNCYRTVRLHIAEPFHDATDQTWCYCPVSNEFSIVSAMKKPRTMHTSVVTLNQLFVIGGKTRGAQETRSLLDVESYNPLSKDWKSVSQLPRGIYYPEASACQNIIYVLGSEVEITDAFNPSLDCFFKYNAMTDQWSELVAEFGQFFHATLIKAVPVNCTLYICDLSTYKVYSFCPETCVWKGEGSFECAGFNAGAVGTEDKIYILGGDYAPEEITDEVQVYHSSRSEWEEVSPMPRALTEFYCQVIQFNKYRDPWSSVLTICSGEF, from the coding sequence ATGTTTGAAGTTAATATGAAAGAACGAGATGATGGCAATGTTACTATTAGTAATCTGTCACCCAAGGCAGTGAAAGCTTTTCTTGATTACGCTTACACAGGAAAAACAGAGATAACAAATGATAATGTGGAAATGCTCTTCCAACTGTCATCATTTCTTCAAGTTTCACTCCTTTCCAAAGCTTGCAGTGACTTTCTAATAAAAAGTATTGATCTTGTGAATTGCTTGCAATTGCTTTCTCTATCAGAAAGTTATGGTTCTGTTCGCTTATTTGATCATGCGCTAGATTTTGTACAGCACCACTTTTCCTTGCTGCTCAGATCAAGTGATTTTTTGGAGATTAATTTTGAGATACTACAAAAATGTCTCGAGGCTGATGAACTGAATGTCCCTGAGGAAGAATCAGTGTTGAAAGCTGTCCTTCAATGGACAAAACACAACTTAGAAACACGACAGAAATATCTGCCTAATTTGATTAAAAAAGTGAGACTACACCAGTTACCTGAAAAGACTTTGCAGGACTTTCTACATTCTGAAGAACACTTACTTAAGAGTGCTAATTGCTCAGTAATAATCAATGATGCAGTTGAAAGTGTGCAAAACTTTAGTGGACTGTTTCCAGATGCACGTCcttcaacaacagaaaaatatatatttgttcatAAAACTGatgaagatggagaaaacagaCATACATTCTGCTACAACATCAAAACAGATAAATGGAAAGAACTACCACATACGCACATGATTGATCTTCCAGGGTCAAGTTTATCTAGCtatggagaaaaaatatttataactggAGGATGCAAAGGGAATTGTTACAGGACTGTCAGGCTTCATATTGCTGAACCGTTTCATGATGCCACTGACCAAACCTGGTGCTACTGTCCAGTCAGCAATGAATTCTCCATAGTGTCAGCTATGAAAAAACCAAGGACAATGCACACATCTGTTGTAACCTTAAATCAGCTGTTTGTAATAGGTGGAAAGACCAGAGGAGCTCAAGAAACCCGAAGTCTTTTGGATGTAGAATCCTATAATCCTCTTTCCAAAGATTGGAAATCTGTAAGCCAACTACCAAGAGGTATCTACTATCCAGAAGCAAGTGCATGTCAGAATATAATTTATGTCCTTGGCTCAGAAGTAGAGATTACTGATGCCTTTAATCCATCTCTTGACTGTTTCTTTAAGTATAATGCTATGACTGATCAGTGGTCTGAGCTTGTAGCAGAATTTGGGCAATTTTTCCATGCAACTCTAATCAAAGCTGTTCCAGTGAACTGTACATTGTACATATGTGATCTCTCCACCTACAAGGTCTACAGTTTTTGCCCAGAAACCTGTGTTTGGAAAGGGGAAGGTTCTTTTGAATGCGCTGGCTTTAATGCAGGGGCAGTTGGGACAGAAGACAAAATTTATATATTAGGTGGTGATTATGCTCCAGAAGAAATCACAGATGAAGTTCAAGTCTACCATAGTAGTAGGTCTGAGTGGGAAGAAGTTTCACCAATGCCAAGAGCCTTAACAGAGTTTTACTGTCAGGTCATTCAGTTTAATAAATATAGAGACCCCTGGTCATCTGTACTGACAATTTGCTCTGGAGAATTTTGA
- the MSANTD4 gene encoding myb/SANT-like DNA-binding domain-containing protein 4, protein MKQLKRKRKSNFSVQETQTLLKEIRKRREVLFSKQLNTTINEMKRKAWEEIAECVNAVGEGEQRTGTEVKRRYLDWRALMKRKRLNANIKVVGAGFHLPSSNLDDSLNEDMDEKMGFAIESSFEWQNITDFREAGGSLTEIKVEEEEEDPQNFEFPIEEEEEILSSVLPDSKKENDLPDFPHIEEFGNLSSAQARLAYEDSHLLINLEKQKVELEKQRLDIEAERLQVEKERLQIEKERLRHVDLERERLQIEKERLQIEWEKLRLETLHAEKPALENDLTQTEKPIVQPLDLETEKLKLEKERLQLEKERLQFLKFESEKLQIEKERLQVEKERLRIQREGHLQ, encoded by the exons atgaaacaattaaaaagaaaaagaaaaagcaattttagtgTTCAGGAAACTCAAACTCTCCTTAAGGAAatcaggaaaaggagagaagtaCTCTTTTCAAAGCAACTTAATACAACAATTAATGAGATGAAACGGAAAGCTTGGGAGGAAATAGCGGAGTGTGTAAATGCTGTAGGTGAAGGAGAGCAAAGAACAGGGACAGAAGTGAAAAGGCGATACCTTGACTGGAGAGCACTCATGAAGAGAAAACGTCTGAATGCAAACATCAAAGTAGTAGGTGCTGGGTTTCACCTTCCTTCATCCAATTTAGATGACTCTCTCAATGAAGACATGGATGAGAAAATGGGATTTGCAATTGAATCTAGTTTTGAATGGCAAAATATCACTGACTTCAGAGAAGCTGGTGGATCTTTAACAGAAATCAAAgtagaagaggaagaggaggatccGCAGAATTTTGAA TTTCCTattgaggaagaagaagaaattttgtcATCGGTTTTGCCAGATTCGAAAAAGGAAAATGACCTTCCAGATTTCCCCCACATTGAAGAATTTGGAAATCTAAGCTCTGCTCAAGCTAGGCTAGCCTATGAAGATTCTCACTTGCTTATAAATCTGGAGAAGCAGAAGgtggagctggagaagcagcgaCTAGATATTGAAGCTGAAAGGTTGCAAGTGGAGAAGGAGCGCCTGCAAATTGAAAAAGAACGTTTGCGGCATGTTGACTTGGAGCGTGAGAGACTTCAGATTGAGAAGGAGCGACTTCAGATTGAATGGGAGAAACTCAGGCTAGAGACTCTGCATGCTGAAAAACCTGCCCTGGAAAATGACCTCACCCAAACAGAAAAACCTATCGTGCAGCCTCTGGATCTAGAAACTGAAAAGTTAAAACTTGAAAAAGAACGTTTGCAGTTAGAGAAAGAGAGGCTGCAGTTCCTAAAGTTTGAGTCGGAGAAGCTGCAGATTGAGAAGGAACGCTTGCAAGTGGAGAAGGAGCGCCTTCGAATTCAGAGAGAGGGTCACTTGCAGTGA